The genomic window GCTGGTCGTTCcgtctttttgtttctgtgACAAGACGGTTCGCAAGTAGCCTGCCAAAGGTAGACTTGCCAGAAGACTTTGGGCCACAGACAAGAATAGTCATTGATTCTGATTTCCTGGAAGCGGCCGCTAACGAAGCGAGTTTCTTGTTCCATTCTGCCAAGGATGCAAGTTCTTGAAGAGGAGCTGCCTTCGGGCCATCTTCGTTCGTGTATAACTGTCGGACGACCTGTTAATATCTGTATTTGCAATTTGCAATGCCATATATCGTAGTAATTGGGACTCACTATGGTATATGAAGGCCACGTAGAACCCTTAGGCTTCAGCGACTCTTCCGCAGCCGCATCGTTCCACAACTTCTCGAACTTGGGAGAGAGCCTGGCTAGATCTCTCAGACTACTAGCGGCCGGGTGGGAGCGAAGCTCAAGGGTGGCATCTTCCGAGCACCGGATTACAGGAAGTGCATGGCAATGAGGTGAGTGAATCCATGTGGCGCCGCTGCGCGCTTTTAATGTTGCGCCAGCAATACTTATCAGGCCATTTTTTACCGTGAGACCATAGCTTCCGAGTATTACGAGACGCTGGAGTCAATGTCAATAAGTTGGATAATTCAACTTTAAGAAAAAGGGTCCAATTAAACTCACTTCGCCTTCGGACAGTCTGAGGACAGAAATGCCGTTGGGTTTCTTCTGGAAATTCTGTTTGCTCGCCTTGAAACTCGAGAAAAACACCACTCTTGTAGATGATTCTGGCTCATCTACTTTTTCAGTTTCTGGGCTGGCCAGAAGGGTTAGACAAATAAACGTAAAATCCGTTTGTGGTGTTGATGGACTCACCTACCTCGCGCGAAAAGTGGCCGGCGATGGCACGAGACTTGCAGGCGTTTCTGGTGCACTCTCAGACTCTACAAGAACAGCTTCTGGGTTTGCAGCATCCTTGATGTTGCTGACCTTGGTGGCTGCGGCTCCTTTTGTCTCTGAAGGCGAGGAGGACGGAGGGTTTTGGGACTTGAGGAGCTGTTGGCGCAATGCAAACGCACTCATGACTGTCAGGTTTGTGTTAGTTGATATTTTTACAGGCACAATCACTTTCCCAGTCGATGCGATGCCACAAATTCATTCGTACCTGGTGCGCCCGGGCTCGCGCTGGCACTGGGGTTACcaatctttctttttttccttgtctcCATGGTCTGGGCACTATATCGGGGGAATAGAGGAGAGGAATATCATGCAAATAATTTTGCACTAGACTACCTAGTCTAATATACCCGTCGTTACCTCCTTGCGACAGTATCGGGTCAATGCAAATTCAATTCTACGCGCTAGAACTGAGCTTCTTTAGACCTGCCCCATATATCAAGCTTGGACCCCACTAAAGCCCTGGCTGGCCAATTATTTCCTTTAAATCCCTCACCGCTGCCCCTCAATTACTCGTCGCATTGGCAGAAAGACGCGACTGTTCCAAAATTTTCTTCGCTGCCGGCGATTTTCGCGCGTCACTTTAGCTTCACTATCACAACTCAACTTCACCTTGACTTTGCCCTCAACTCCATTGCCAACCGCAAAACACACCCTCTCCGATTCCACAAGCCGCTGGGGCTCATAACACTACACATCTGTAGTTTTGCTTGCAACACCGTCAATATGCCAATGCCTAGGGCTAACGTTCAAAGCCTGGGCGCCCATGTCTCCAACATGGCTGGCTCGGCGCGCAGTTACGTCTTTGGTAACAATAGTCGAAACTCGAAACAGAACAGCATCAAAACCGAAGCAATGATGGACGATGATGAATCTAGCAGTGGAAGCGACTCCGATAGCGACATGTCGGATGGCGAGGGCACCGAGAACTTTCTTTCCAAAATCAACGCTGCCACAGCCGCCAAAAAGACGAATGCAGCAGCCAAAGGCGGTGCCAAACTGTCGGACAGCGCTTCAACACCAGCTACAGCTACGAAGAAGGCATCGATGTTTAAAGCCGAGCCGAACGTGACCGAAAAGAAGATCAAACCCGAGCCTGCTACGAGTAGCTCTGAGAGCAGCTCCGAGTCGGATTCAGAAGACGAGAAGACAGCAAAGAAGTCTGCGGCTGCCACTAAGAAAGCCATCTCCAAACCCGAGCCCAAAAAGGCACCTGTGTCTTCGGATTCGGACTCTTCAAGCGAGAGCGACAGTGATGAGGATCAATCTGGTGCCAAGATAGCCGCACCACAAAATAACAAGCAGTCGAACACCACTGCCAATAACGAAAGTGAAAGCTCGAGCTCCGAGGAGAGTGAGGACGAGTCTGAGGAGGAGGCACAAGTCTCTAAACCATCCAAGACTGCAGCAAAGGACAAGACCAAGAAGGCAACCAAGGCAGCTGCGATAGTGAAGAATaaggccgccgccgaaaGTTCCAGTTCTGACTCTGAGTCCGAGTCGGATTCTGATTCTGACTCTTCGGAAGAGACGTCTTCCTCGGAAGACGAGAAAGCCAAGCCTGCCAAAGCGATCGCGACAAAGAAAGCTGTCAACGGTGTTGCGAAATCCAAGTCAAAGAAGCCGGCTGATGATTCTGATGTGGAAATGGCCGACGAGTCGTTTGCGCTTGTGTCAAAAAGCCAGCCTGCCGATGGTGAACTGTAAGCTCCCGTTTTGGCGTTTTAGCCAGTGTCTTGTGGTATACTAACTCTCAATATAGGGCCGACGAATTTGTTAGGGAGGGCTTCCAGTTGCGCAAAGCTTCAGAGGACACAGATGTCTCAGAGGTTCTGAATGTTTTCAAGCAGGCGAAGCGCGAGGGCAAGCAGATCTGGTATTTCACCACCCCGGCATCAGTGCCAGTCAGCGTTGTGGAGAAGATGAACTTTCCTATGCGCAATGCGCAGACCGGCGACCCCATTGTGtcgcacaatggggtagacTATGGTGTTGATCTGGGAGCTACCGGAGTGCCCAGCACCTACAAGATTCTTGTGCCGGCAAAGAAGGGCAGCAAATATGAGATGGGTAAGTAGTGTCTTTGTGGCGTACAAGTTAAGCCTTGTTCGTACGGCTAACACATGTTGCAGTAGATCGGGGCATTGACCATACCATGCACCTTAAGAGAATCACTCAGCTTGCTGCCTCTGACTTCACGGCGAAACCCAAGGCTGAAATAACTGCCAAGCCACCAAGACCCCAACCTCCGGTACTGAAGAAGCGATACACGCCTATTGGTGTCCCTACGCCTATTCTTCCCCCACTTCCGTCGGTCCTGAAGTCGAGAGGCGATGTGGCTATGACCGACGCTCCAGAGGAGAACGGATCGGCCTCTGAAAAGAAGTccaagaagcgcaaggccAACGCAGAGGAAGCCGCCAAGACCCCCTTGAGCGAGACAAAGTCGAAAAAGGCCAAGACTATAAACTCTATATCGGCAGACCCTTCCATCCCAAAAAGCACGCCACCCTCCAGCACACCCATGGGTACCGGCAAGAAGCCGCAGGCGAAAGGAAAGACCACAGCTACGGCAACTCCAGTCTCGCAGGCAAAAGCCAGGTCAAAGAGCTCCGCCGAGCCTCCAAGGACGCAAACCCCAGTTCCGCTGCCCAAAATGCCGGGATTGAAGAGGTGATCGCCGTTTATTTGAGAATCGTATCTTTGACCAGCGCCTGTCGCGCTTTTATTATAGGATGCAACTCTTGTTCCCAATTTTACAGCAAGGCCTTCAAGGGGCTCATAGCCCCGTCGAGACCTTGGCTTGCTGGAGTGAGGGAGAGCTAACTATGACCGGTTCTTTTTATTGAACTATTATCGCCTACTGCGAGGCTTAAGGATTAATAGCAGACGGGATGGTTTTATGGTGAACCGTCCGCATACAACTTGTTCTAGAACGACAAGCTTGGTTATCGAAGCCTTGTTGCGGATTGGTTGTTTTTGTTACATATTGCACGTGCCGGCCCAGTCTTTGGAGAATCTTGGGCCtcaatacctacctaggtacctagatcaGTCGAGGCGTTTTATACTGCATCTGACGGAGTTCTGTATATCCCACTAGAgtttggggtttttttcctcttgatTGTCATCTCCGATGAATATACAGCCACGCTGTTAAACAACCTTCGATACCTCCAAATGGACCCATATCAGTTTGTATTTTTAGCATTGGCCGTGACAAGGAAGTATCTTGGAGTTGCAAAAGATGATCAGATCGGTCACATCTTGTGGTTCAAGAGATGGCAATCAGACCGCTAACGTCTGGTAGTTCATACACTCACTCTCCTTTGGCTAACCAATGGGTGGCTGTGCCAGACAATTATTGTGCTCCGATGTACCACCCAACCAAACTGAATTACCTACTCCTTTGTACCTCCAATGCTATAAAACGACATATGACGCTAAACGCTTTTGTCATTTTCTCATCATTTTCTGGCCACATCAAAACCAAGACTATCACCACTGCACACATGGCAAGAGGTCAAAGGGAAGATCATAGTAgctattttatttttgttatttgcATTATATGTACCCGACTACTTGGTACACAAATCAAGACACCCGAATCTAATAAGGTGGTCTCAAGTACATCTCACCAAGGTCTTGGCATTACAGCCAGAATCTCCATGCCCAGACCATAGATCAAGATTATGTATGCGGCGAAtgactcaaaaaaaaaagagagctcCACGCCAAGAAGAGGTGAATGCATGGATGTTACCATTTACAGTAATGTTTGGCCACAACGGTCGGCATCGCTTGGTTCGGTTTGAGGGCTTTTGTACACCCGATATTCCGACCTTCCGATTGGAATCTACGTCGGCCCTTTTATTCGCCCGTTGACCTCTCTTACCACTGCATATAAATGTTTGCCTTTTCTAACTCCTTGAAAAGACTTGCGCCGCGTCTACGTTCCAGAATTTCGATCTGCAGATTCACAAAGCATTTGCCAACCCTTATTTCAACCCATCTGTACTAGaaacaacaagaagaaaaatgggCGACTTATCCACAGCACCACCGCCAACAGCGGCGCCCCAGGGTCGGCGCATCCAGGTGCGGCCCGGGACGCCCGCCGACACCAGCGCCATAGTCGACATACACTACGCCGCGTTCGGCGCCGGACCCATGTCCCCGCTCCTGAGCCCGGGCGGGGTGACCGAGGAAGCCAAGGCAAAGTTCGGCGCGAGGATCTTCCCCCAGCCGGAAGAAGGCAAGGAGGGGAGCGGCGACGAGGGCGAGCCTCTTGTCTTCGTCGCTGAACTGGTTGGAGATGACGGCACAGCACCTGAGCTGGTGGCGTTTGCCAAATGGACCGTATTCCGCAGGGAGCGGTCGCGTGACCAATGGGACATTAAGGGGCCACCCATGACGATGGAGATGCTCGGGGAGGGGTCTGATCCCGAGGTTTTCAACGCCTTTATTGGCCGCATGCAAGATTACAAAAGGGAGGACATCCAGGGACAGAGACATCTACGTGAGTTTGCGACTTGATTAGTAGTGGTTTATTCTTTTCTATTTGGGATGAACTTTAGGCTGACAGCAGAAACCCCACAACAAAAAAGACCTCGGCATCCTCGCCTGCAGTCCAAAATACCACCGACTCGGTGCGGGCGGCGCTCTGCTGAGGCTCGGGTTTGAGCTAGCCGACGCCGAGGGCCTGCCGACCTTCTTGGAGTCGTCTCCCGAAGGCTACAACCTGTACAAGCGGAACGGGTTTGAGGACCGGTGGGCATTCGATCTGGAAGTCACCCAGAGGTGGGGGGTAACCCCGCAGCCTGGGGTAAACTGGGGTCACCAAAACGGCGTCGAGCACTGCGGTCCTTGCGCCGAGGGCGGCTACCGGACTGTGGGAATGATGAGGCCGCCCAAGAGCACGTAATAGGATGCTCTAGTTATGACCTGTTCGACCAATGAATGGCATTGTGGTGTTTGGGAGAAGGAAGAACTGAGTGGAGCTTTGAATTTTCGAGCAGGGGATTGGACCAGATGAGAATCTTTGGTAAAGTGGTAGCGACGGGACACTCCAGCTAACAAAATAATCTTAAATCTTTTCCACACTACCTGTTGGTCAAGTCAACGGCTGCCAAAGCCTGGTAGTATGTCGTAGTTGCAATCGCACTGAATGCATATTGTCACACTCTTGTGGTGGACAGTAAATAGTGAAGACAATATGCAAGGAACTAAGACACGCCCACAAGTCTACACATCTTTTTGGTTGGCTTGAGTCGGTTGTATCAAGCTCGATTATCAACAAAAGGCCCAATATCTAATGACTTGGTAGAACGGCACTCATATTTTTATATGTATAAATGgcaatttcttttttgacTCGTCAATTCTGTACCACACCACAAAATTTGCAAAACAAAGATGGCCCAAGTTTATTTAATTATTATATATGGCCACACTAGATAGGCATTTCCCTAGACTCAACCGCCACCACTAATTTTCCCGTCTATTGCACCCGTTGGCTATCATCTCGAAGCACCTTCTAACCGGCTCGCTACAAATACGCACTACTCAAAGTCCCTTGCCATTTTGGCATTTGACGTTTATGCAAATGCCTTACCCGCCAGCCCTAGAGAAGCCGGAAATTTCAGCCCTGGAAGTTGCACCTCTCCCCAGGTCCACGGGGCAGAGCTGATAACAATGTCAATGTAGCTGCTGGGTGCGGAGGCGTTAAAACCGAAAGTGCTGTGGAAATTCTCCGATGTTCTGGTAATGTACCATTCTGCGTATCGTGCAAACTTTTATCATTTTCACTGGCACTTTCAAGAAAGGATAACACTTTATCTTAACAATACCAGGTAGAATCTGCGATGTCGCTTTGGGTGATTGTTATCATGGGGCTAATAGCAGGTAACACTGGCAAAGCAGCAGCGACAGGGGTAGAGGGGGTACTAGTGGGAGCGATGGTAAATAAATTCACAAAATATCCGCCGAAATGTATTTTATACAAAGCATTCTCCATAGGATCAAATTCTGATAAACTGATCGGAACTCATATATATATTGATAAGAATAGTACTAAACGGCAAGCTCCCAGTTCCAAACCCAACATATTGCAAATAATATTTTATCCTCAATTCATACACATAACTTTCACAGGCGCATTTGCCTTTCTTGAGTTCTTTCTCTTACTGCGTACAAATCCAGTAATAAGGCTATACAAATAATCTTAGCTTGAACTTGAGGAGGCCGAAAAAGGAGGCGACACACAGGACGAAGAGAATGCATGCAACGCAATGCTTAATTTGAATCACAGTGTTGGAGCAAGCAAAAATCAAAAAGTAAATGATGACAGCTGTGAGGTTCGAACTCACGACTCTTTCGAGAGCAGAGACCAAGTATACTACGCACAGGGTGCGTATGACTTAAATCTGCCGCCTTAACCACTCGGCCAAGCTGTCTTATTGGTTGCAATGAGGATATGTAGCCTTGAGGTCAACACTAAGTCTATGATTATGCCGATGCAAATTAGTCCTTTGGTAAACCAAGCTGTGCGAATTTCGAGCTTTGTGGCTTTCCTCGGGAAGCTAACGAAATTTGGGTTGGTTTGGTCTGGGCCTTTGCACCAGTTGGCGGCTTGTCCAACCGGGGGTCCTGATTCGTGCGTCGAGATTTTCAGGTACTGTAGTCGGCGGCCTGCCTGGTGACATTCGCGTCGCTTTGAAAATTCTTTCGTCGGACAGTCGGGCTTGGTCGGGTCTAACGGTAAGCGCGTGGGCTTGGCGGCGGAAGCGAAGGGCTTCTAAAAAAACACTTCCCCCGGATCTACCGCAAATGAAAGCCCCAGGCCTAGAAACGTGCCAGAAGCAAGAGAGATGATTGGCTGGGATTGACAGACTTGGAAGGTATCGTAATCACTTTGTTTGCCCCAGTTCCACAGTGATACTACCTACTATGTACTCCGTACATTTTACCAGGGGGGCTGGGCCAAGTGAGGCGGGGTTGCATCATCTTACACTGGAGGCGTGAAGCTTCCCCCTTGCTTGTGCTGACAAGCATGTGCTGTTGGAACAAGGTAAATGTCGATTTTGAAGAGCATCATTCCTTGACCTGAACTTACCTTGGGGAACCCAATTTTGTAACCTATTTACTATGGTACTAGTTGATAAAACTTTGATCGGCCATTAGGTCCGAGTTAGGTTTTTTCTCGGAGTAAGCTTTGTTTGGTACATTGCTTGAGTAGTAAATTGCAGGTATCCGCATGAACTCGGCGACAATCAAAAGGTATCAATCATCCTTGGTTGTTATTCGCCAAGCTTCGAAAGTTTCCGACAGGCGTCAGCTACCTCGAGAGTCTTGGCTTTCAGATGCCGAGAACAATCGAGAATGCTTATCCCGTTGGCGTTTTGCTTGGCATCTGTCTGGTAAGAAACCAAGAGAGGAAAGAGATAGCGTGACCACTTGCTTCGTGTTGTCAGCCAAGACTGGTGCTCTGAACGTCGTCTTATGTTATGGGATGTTGTCTGTGATTTTCAACCAAACTTTTTCGATTGGAATTGCCGATACTTGCGCGCCCCAAGCATTGTTGTGGATATCAAGACCCCTCCCTAGCCTACCAGCCCAAAGAAGATACCAGGCAAGACACTGGTTAAAAGATTTCCGGCAAGATGGTGCGTTGGATCCATTGCGGGCCAAGTGGAAAAGGGCTGCATGAACGCGGTCATGTCATTACCTTTTTAGGGCAAGACATAAATTGGCAAACTTTTGTGAAGATGACCTGTAAGATACAGTAAGTTTGTTCGGATATTTACGAAAGAGCGAAAGAAACAAAGCTCTTTCATGCTTATTTGGAGGCAAGAAAATGAGGGACACGATGAACCTTGCTACCCTGCTCCATATTACACTTGTCTCGCGGGGAACTCCCAGTCAATGTAAGTGATCCCCTTTTCTCATCCGAGCTCCTTGTGGGCTGGTGTGGGCGGCCGCTTTAAATGGATTTATGAATCGAGCAACAAGGTGAAAAAGGCGTGCTCGAATCTGACTTTATCATTGGGCTACTGCGAGCCTACCCTGGGCACCTGTAGTTACGGCAGCTAAGCAGATGCAAGAAGGAGCCACCAACCCCTGTTTCCTGGCTAGACCTTGTTGATACTGCGCTGCTCCCCCCACATCAGCCAGGGCCCAGAACTAAGGTAGATGTAGACCGAAAAGTCAACCAATTTGTAGGCACCTCGCCAACCACGCAAGGTTTCCAAAGGGCTGCGGGCCTACCTGGCCCAGATAAGGTACAGGTATAAATAAATTTATTCTGCCTCCCGTCAAATCCTAGCCTCGCCCTCCCAGTCTTGCTTCTCTCCTCCTCGTGTTCTGGGAAACACCAAGCTGCATCCCTTTGGTCATTCTTTTAGTCTGTCTTGCTTTGGTTCTTTTCCACAATGGCATCCGAGGGCGTCGTCACAACTCCTGATGCTGAGCGCATCGCAGCAGTCAAGGCCAACAACTTGACTGCTGGCGGCAACGCGGCCTTCAAGAACTTCAACAACCAGTTTGCCCACATCGACGACCGGGCCGAGCGTCGCCGACTGGCTCTTGCAGAGATTGACCGTGCACCATTTGGGTGGTACCATGTCAGGACTATCTGCATCGCAGGTATAGGTTTCATGACCGACTCGGTGAGTCTCCTCGACCTGCCATTACTCGTTCCTATTTGTTAGTAGATTTCAATACTAACTCTCTAACCCTCTGCCAGTACGACATTTTTGCTGTCGGTCTGATTACAAGTCTCCTTGGCATTGTCTACTTCAACGGCAAGATCTCAAGCCAGGATGACACAGCCATCAAAGTCGCTACCTCTTGCGGAACTGTTGTTGGCCAGGTCGGATTTGGAGTCATTGCAGACTGGATCGGACGAAAGAAGATATATGGTGTTGAGCTTATCATCATTATCGTAACCACTCTGATCCAGGCCTTGTCCTCCAACTCTCCGGCTGTTTCCATCATCGGCCTCTTGGTTTTCTGGCGTATCCTCATGGTATGTCATCTTGCAGCTCGACCTCATTGACAAGCAAAGTACACTAGGCAGCTGACCTTGACCCTAAAATTCCGTATAGGGCATCGGCATTGGTGGAGACTACCCCCTATCGGCTACGATCACTTCCGAGTTTGCGACCACCAAGTGGCGCGGCTTCATGATGAACGCCGTGTTTGCCATGCAAGGCATTGGTCAGCTTTGCGCTGCCCTGGTTCTGCTCGTCCTCTCGGCGGCATTCAAATCGCAGCTTGAACTGGCCTCTAGCCCGGCCACTTGTTCAACGACAGGTGCTTGCCTTACTGCTGTTGACAGGATGTGGAGGCTTATCATTGGCTTTGGCGCTATTCCTGGTTGCATCGCTCTCTATTTCCGCTTGACAATACCCGAGACCCCACGGTATACTTTTGACGTCGAGAACGACGCAGACACCGCCAGGGGGGCGCTCAAGTCTGACGCCAACGCCACTACCGCTGTCACTGAGAGCCCCGAGGAGGAGACAGCTTCGCGAGCAGAGTTCATGAGGCACTACAAGCAGTGGAAGAACCTGAAAGTCCTTCTCGGCTGTGCCTTGTCCTGGTTTTTCTTGGTAGGTTCATCGATATTCCCGAGGATGACAACAATTTATCCTGAATAAACTGGCTGACAACTCCATATTGTAGGACATTGCATTCTACGGACTTGGTCTCAACAACCCCATTATTCTGAACGCGATCGGCTGGTCAGGCGGCAGCAACATGTACCAGGTCCTTTACAACACTGCCGTTGGCAACCTCGTTCTCGTTCTCGCCGGTGCCGTCCCCGGATATTGGGTATCGGCCGGGCTCATTGACACTGTCGGACGCAAACCTATCCAGCTTTTTGGATTCTTTGCCCTGACACTTATCTTCTTCGTCATTGGCTTCAAGTTCTGGGACCTCACCggcaacgagcttttggctCTCTACACCATCGCCCAGTTCTTCTTCAACTGCGGACCCAACAGCACCACCTTTATCATCCCAGGCGAAGTCTTCCCGACACGCTACCGATCCACTAGTCACGGCATTTCAGCAGCATCTGGCAAAATGGGTGCCATCATTGCACAAGTCGTATTTGGACCTTTGAAGGACATTGGTGCCAACCCGACCCTTGCCAAGACGGACCCGAAGTGGGCTGCCCCGTGGCTCAACCACATCATGCAGATCTTTGCCTGCATCATGGCTCTGGGCTTCTTCACGACCCTTCTGCTTCCAGAGACGGCGAGGAAAACCCTTGAAGAGCTCGGGGGCACAGATGCTACCATCGGCCATTCAGTTTCCGACGTGGTTGAGGAGAAATCAAGCTCTCCGGAATTTAGGAGCACCAGCTCGGACGATAGGGCTGCCTCTGAGCATCGTGCTGACGCGTAATGGCGATTTTGGCTTTTGAGTTCATGTCAGTTGGGAGAGCAGTGGGTCAGGGGAAGTGATTCTATGCTCGAGGGACGGAGAGAATGCCCATCCTTTTTTGCAGTACAGCCGACAGTCCGGGTGGAGGGCTTTCTCATGTCGGGTCTTTTTGGCATGAATTAGAACCAGTGTAGACCCAGTACCCTAGGCTCCCTATAATTAATACTATCTATCCAGTGCGCAATATAGGGCGCTACGTGGCTAACCTTGTCTCTTCATAAAAGTCTGTCTGATATTCATTTGCATCTTGGCAGGCCTTGAGCAAAATAAGCGGAATGTCTCCGGATTTTATTCCGAGCAACTGCTTGTAAAGGTACCCGAATTTCAAGATAATGACCAGCAACCACATATGTGGTGACGGACAAAATCTGTAGTCTGGCGTGTTAGGAGGGATCAAATTTATGATCCTAAATACACAAACGAAGCTCTACGTTAGGTGGGCTGCTGTCTGGTTAAGGGGCGGCCACCTGAACCCACACAATATTTTAATGCGTCGTCGTCAATATCTCGAAACAATATAGACAACAAAGCTTGCTGTATATAAAGGGAGCAAGAGCTTTGCCTGGTATGATCGGCCGTTTAATCACAAGCAAATATTTTATATTGACTTGTTGCTGGTCTTGTGATCGACAATCTCATTGTCAGGAAGCTTACAAGTCAGTTGCGACCATGCAGCAGGGATGcgtccctttataccagtgAAGCGTAAGGAATGGCAGCTCCTTGATTTTAACTATACTCAAATGGGAAACAAGTGTTCCGCGAGGAATATTTCAAAGTCGGGGAGTGAACAGAAGAGATGTTCTTGTTTCGGGACGTGACTGACGAAGATGGGGAATAAGTTACGCTCGAGATATATCAACAAAATATACTATACTTTTCTGATAAGACGATCAAGATCAATTCATGTCCATTCCTAGGAATCATAGCGCTAACCGTGTACCCGTCTCCCAACGCTTGAAACCATATAGAAGAGAAATCCAGCCGTAATTACATTTTATTCCGTTGTCATCCCATGCAGTCATCAAAGTCCCTTTAGTAGGTGTACCTAAACCCGGGTTGGAAATCgtcgcccgcagagcactcGAGCTgcttgccctccttgtccGCCTTGTCGTTCTCCCTCTTGAAGAGAAGGGTGAGAATTCCGACGCAGAGGATGTTGCAGATAGCGCAGGTGATGCAGGCGTACAGGCCGGGCCGGTACCCGGGCTTGTCCTGGTTGCGGAAGACGAGGctgcccgcgatgccgccgatgccgccCATAGCGACGAGGGTAGCGCTGCAAAAGGCGCGTTTCCACTGGCCGCGGATGTTGTTGGCCTGGTACGACATGACGGCAGGGATGTTCGCGTTGGCGCCGGCGGTGCATAGGAAAATGCCAAAGTAGCGGACCTTGGCGTCGGTGTGGAAGCCCAGGATGGGCAGGCCGATGACGCAGAGCAGCATGTTGAAGACGATGATGGGGCCGCGCACGTGGTACTTGTCGCCGAGGGCGGCGCCGGTAAACATGATGATGCCGGCAAAGACGTATGGGGGAGCGACGAGGCACTGCGACGTGCCGACGTCAAAGCCGAGGCTGAGGTTGAGGATGATGGGCATGAAGTAGGCCAGCGAGTAGGTGATGGTGGTCGAGTTGAAGAAGATGAAGGCGTACATCCAGATCTTGAtatcggcgccgccgcccagccACTTCTTCCAGCTGAACGGCTGAGTCTTGACGTCTCCACGGTCGGCGTCAATCTTGGCGACAATCCATGCCCGCTCGCGTTCGCCCAGGAAGCTCCAGTTGGATCGTGTCGAGTCGGGGAAATTGACGAGCAGCCAGTAGCCGGAAATACCGAGGAGACAGGTAATGATACCCTCGATAATGAAAATCCAACGCCATCTACGTTGCGAAATGCCGGTTAGTTTGCTTTCTAGGTCCAAATGAGATGACAGGTTCTTTGTTTTTGCCAAACATAGCAAGGGGCTGCGGCCCGGC from Pyricularia oryzae 70-15 chromosome 4, whole genome shotgun sequence includes these protein-coding regions:
- a CDS encoding phosphate:H+ symporter → MASEGVVTTPDAERIAAVKANNLTAGGNAAFKNFNNQFAHIDDRAERRRLALAEIDRAPFGWYHVRTICIAGIGFMTDSYDIFAVGLITSLLGIVYFNGKISSQDDTAIKVATSCGTVVGQVGFGVIADWIGRKKIYGVELIIIIVTTLIQALSSNSPAVSIIGLLVFWRILMGIGIGGDYPLSATITSEFATTKWRGFMMNAVFAMQGIGQLCAALVLLVLSAAFKSQLELASSPATCSTTGACLTAVDRMWRLIIGFGAIPGCIALYFRLTIPETPRYTFDVENDADTARGALKSDANATTAVTESPEEETASRAEFMRHYKQWKNLKVLLGCALSWFFLDIAFYGLGLNNPIILNAIGWSGGSNMYQVLYNTAVGNLVLVLAGAVPGYWVSAGLIDTVGRKPIQLFGFFALTLIFFVIGFKFWDLTGNELLALYTIAQFFFNCGPNSTTFIIPGEVFPTRYRSTSHGISAASGKMGAIIAQVVFGPLKDIGANPTLAKTDPKWAAPWLNHIMQIFACIMALGFFTTLLLPETARKTLEELGGTDATIGHSVSDVVEEKSSSPEFRSTSSDDRAASEHRADA